From the Hevea brasiliensis isolate MT/VB/25A 57/8 chromosome 15, ASM3005281v1, whole genome shotgun sequence genome, one window contains:
- the LOC110667898 gene encoding DNA (cytosine-5)-methyltransferase DRM2 isoform X5, with the protein MLKASSSVGSSGSKLIDHFVGMGFPQKMVAEAIQENGEENTDLILETLLKCSARSSAGSSGSKLIDHFIGMGFDAEMVAKAIQENGEGNTDTILETLLTYSAIKKSPEEQPHVDSDHWSSEYDGDLLDDFSDIDSFENEEIAKSEPDEGNTLLFLARMGYTVEEASIAVERCGPDATIAELTDFICAAQMAKAADASFPEEKPKLKHFDDDYPKHKKRSYYEYDLWKRKQRMKLEKRMLHGDDELLRLPNPMIGFGVPTELAVVTHRTLPEAAIEPPYFYYENVALAPKGVWSTISRFLYDVEPEFVDSKYFCAAARKRGYVHNLPVQNRFPLLPLPPRTIHEALPLTKKWWPSWDTRTQLNCLQTCVGSAKLTDRIRKAIEDYEGDPPLSIQKYVLDECRKWNLVWVGRNKVAPLEPDEVEMLLGFPRNHTRGGGISRTDRYKSLGNSFQVDTVAYHLSVLKDLFPGGINLLSLFSGIGGAEVALHRLGIRLKNVVSVEISEVNRNIIRCWWEQTNQTGNLIDIVDVQQLNADRLEQLMNSFGGFDLVVGGSPCNNLTGSNRHHRSGLEGKESSLFFDFCRILDLVKCIMTRN; encoded by the exons ATGTTGAAG GCAAGCTCATCAGTAGGTTCTTCTGGTTCCAAGCTGATAGATCATTTTGTAGGGATGGGATTTCCTCAAAAAATGGTTGCTGAAGCAATTCAGGAAAATG GAGAGGAAAACACTGATTTGATACTTGAGACTCTTCTTAAATGCTCG GCAAGATCATCTGCTGGCTCTTCTGGCTCCAAGTTGATTGATCACTTTATTGGGATGGGATTTGATGCAGAAATGGTTGCCAAAGCAATTCAGGAGAATG GAGAGGGAAATACAGATACAAttttggaaactctcctcacatacTCA GCGATTAAAAAGTCTCCTGAAGAACAACCACATGTGGACTCTGATCACTGGTCTTCAGAATATGATGGAGACTTGCTGGATGATTTTTCAGACATAGATAGCTTTGAAAATGAG GAAATTGCAAAATCTGAGCCTGATGAAGGGAACACTTTGCTGTTCTTAGCAAGGATGGGCTACACAGTAGAAGAGGCTTCAATAGCTGTGGAAAGATGTG GGCCAGATGCCACAATTGCAGAGCTAACAGATTTCATCTGTGCTGCTCAAATGGCAAAGGCAGCTGATGCGTCCTTTCCGGAAGAGAAG CCAAAGCTCAAGCATTTTGATGATGATTATCCTAAACACAAGAAGAGGAGTTATTATGAATATGATTTGTGGAAAAGGAAACAGCGGATGAAATTGGAGAAGAGGATGCTGCATGGAGATGATGAGTTGCTTCGACTCCCAAATCCGATGATTGGATTTGGGGTCCCCACTGAGCTAGCTGTTGTAACTCATAGAACACTACCAGAAGCTGCTATTGAACCTCCCTATTTTTACTATGAGAATGTAGCACTTGCTCCTAAAGGGGTTTGGAGTACTATTTCACGGTTCTTATATGATGTGGAGCCAGAATTTGTTGATTCAAAATATTTCTGTGCTGCTGCAAGGAAAAGGGGTTATGTTCACAATCTTCCTGTCCAAAACAGATTTCCCCTTCTTCCACTTCCTCCACGCACCATACATGAAGCACTGCCTTTGACAAAGAAATGGTGGCCTTCATGGGACACAAGGACACAACTAAATTGCTTGCAGACTTGTGTTGGGAGTGCAAAACTGACAGATAGGATCCGCAAAGCCATTGAGGACTATGAAGGAGATCCACCTTTATCCATCCAGAAGTATGTTCTTGATGAATGCCGTAAATGGAATCTAGTCTGGGTTGGCAGGAATAAAGTTGCTCCACTTGAACCAGATGAAGTAGAAATGCTTTTGGGTTTCCCGAGGAACCACACAAGGGGAGGTGGAATAAGTAGGACTGATAGATATAAATCACTTGGTAACTCATTCCAG GTTGATACTGTTGCCTACCATCTGTCAGTTTTGAAAGACTTGTTCCCTGGGGGAATCAatcttctttctcttttctctGGGATTGGTGGTGCAGAAGTTGCACTTCATCGGCTGGGTATTCGATTGAAGAACGTTGTTTCTGTTGAGATCTCAGAAGTAAACAGAAATATTATTAGGTGCTGGTGGGAGCAAACCAACCAGACAGGGAACTTGATTGACATTGTGGATGTGCAACAACTGAATGCTGACAGGTTAGAGCAGTTGATGAACTCATTTGGTGGATTTGATCTTGTTGTCGGTGGGAGTCCATGCAATAATCTTACAGGTAGCAACCGACACCACCGGAGTGGGCTGGAGGGTAAAGAATCCTCTCTTTTCTTTGATTTCTGTCGCATTCTAGACTTGGTCAAGTGTATAATGACTAGAAATTGA
- the LOC110667898 gene encoding DNA (cytosine-5)-methyltransferase DRM2 isoform X4, translating to MDGDSLCGEDDNFDWDSEDEREIENCRLSASSSLTLPTAEATANTAVASSSVGSSGSKLIDHFVGMGFPQKMVAEAIQENGEENTDLILETLLKCSARSSAGSSGSKLIDHFIGMGFDAEMVAKAIQENGEGNTDTILETLLTYSAIKKSPEEQPHVDSDHWSSEYDGDLLDDFSDIDSFENEEIAKSEPDEGNTLLFLARMGYTVEEASIAVERCGPDATIAELTDFICAAQMAKAADASFPEEKPKLKHFDDDYPKHKKRSYYEYDLWKRKQRMKLEKRMLHGDDELLRLPNPMIGFGVPTELAVVTHRTLPEAAIEPPYFYYENVALAPKGVWSTISRFLYDVEPEFVDSKYFCAAARKRGYVHNLPVQNRFPLLPLPPRTIHEALPLTKKWWPSWDTRTQLNCLQTCVGSAKLTDRIRKAIEDYEGDPPLSIQKYVLDECRKWNLVWVGRNKVAPLEPDEVEMLLGFPRNHTRGGGISRTDRYKSLGNSFQVDTVAYHLSVLKDLFPGGINLLSLFSGIGGAEVALHRLGIRLKNVVSVEISEVNRNIIRCWWEQTNQTGNLIDIVDVQQLNADRLEQLMNSFGGFDLVVGGSPCNNLTGSNRHHRSGLEGKESSLFFDFCRILDLVKCIMTRN from the exons ATG GATGGAGATTCATTATGCGGAGAGGATGACAATTTTGACTGGGACAGCGAAGATGAGCGAGAAATTGAAAATTGCAGATTGTCTGCTTCATCTAGTCTCACACTTCCTACTGCAGAAGCTACAGCAAACACAGCAGTG GCAAGCTCATCAGTAGGTTCTTCTGGTTCCAAGCTGATAGATCATTTTGTAGGGATGGGATTTCCTCAAAAAATGGTTGCTGAAGCAATTCAGGAAAATG GAGAGGAAAACACTGATTTGATACTTGAGACTCTTCTTAAATGCTCG GCAAGATCATCTGCTGGCTCTTCTGGCTCCAAGTTGATTGATCACTTTATTGGGATGGGATTTGATGCAGAAATGGTTGCCAAAGCAATTCAGGAGAATG GAGAGGGAAATACAGATACAAttttggaaactctcctcacatacTCA GCGATTAAAAAGTCTCCTGAAGAACAACCACATGTGGACTCTGATCACTGGTCTTCAGAATATGATGGAGACTTGCTGGATGATTTTTCAGACATAGATAGCTTTGAAAATGAG GAAATTGCAAAATCTGAGCCTGATGAAGGGAACACTTTGCTGTTCTTAGCAAGGATGGGCTACACAGTAGAAGAGGCTTCAATAGCTGTGGAAAGATGTG GGCCAGATGCCACAATTGCAGAGCTAACAGATTTCATCTGTGCTGCTCAAATGGCAAAGGCAGCTGATGCGTCCTTTCCGGAAGAGAAG CCAAAGCTCAAGCATTTTGATGATGATTATCCTAAACACAAGAAGAGGAGTTATTATGAATATGATTTGTGGAAAAGGAAACAGCGGATGAAATTGGAGAAGAGGATGCTGCATGGAGATGATGAGTTGCTTCGACTCCCAAATCCGATGATTGGATTTGGGGTCCCCACTGAGCTAGCTGTTGTAACTCATAGAACACTACCAGAAGCTGCTATTGAACCTCCCTATTTTTACTATGAGAATGTAGCACTTGCTCCTAAAGGGGTTTGGAGTACTATTTCACGGTTCTTATATGATGTGGAGCCAGAATTTGTTGATTCAAAATATTTCTGTGCTGCTGCAAGGAAAAGGGGTTATGTTCACAATCTTCCTGTCCAAAACAGATTTCCCCTTCTTCCACTTCCTCCACGCACCATACATGAAGCACTGCCTTTGACAAAGAAATGGTGGCCTTCATGGGACACAAGGACACAACTAAATTGCTTGCAGACTTGTGTTGGGAGTGCAAAACTGACAGATAGGATCCGCAAAGCCATTGAGGACTATGAAGGAGATCCACCTTTATCCATCCAGAAGTATGTTCTTGATGAATGCCGTAAATGGAATCTAGTCTGGGTTGGCAGGAATAAAGTTGCTCCACTTGAACCAGATGAAGTAGAAATGCTTTTGGGTTTCCCGAGGAACCACACAAGGGGAGGTGGAATAAGTAGGACTGATAGATATAAATCACTTGGTAACTCATTCCAG GTTGATACTGTTGCCTACCATCTGTCAGTTTTGAAAGACTTGTTCCCTGGGGGAATCAatcttctttctcttttctctGGGATTGGTGGTGCAGAAGTTGCACTTCATCGGCTGGGTATTCGATTGAAGAACGTTGTTTCTGTTGAGATCTCAGAAGTAAACAGAAATATTATTAGGTGCTGGTGGGAGCAAACCAACCAGACAGGGAACTTGATTGACATTGTGGATGTGCAACAACTGAATGCTGACAGGTTAGAGCAGTTGATGAACTCATTTGGTGGATTTGATCTTGTTGTCGGTGGGAGTCCATGCAATAATCTTACAGGTAGCAACCGACACCACCGGAGTGGGCTGGAGGGTAAAGAATCCTCTCTTTTCTTTGATTTCTGTCGCATTCTAGACTTGGTCAAGTGTATAATGACTAGAAATTGA
- the LOC110667898 gene encoding DNA (cytosine-5)-methyltransferase DRM2 isoform X1 — MWILNESHCLWVLNLLIILWPLYVYLQLLVVLLEVLVKAVAWKEMDGDSLCGEDDNFDWDSEDEREIENCRLSASSSLTLPTAEATANTAVASSSVGSSGSKLIDHFVGMGFPQKMVAEAIQENGEENTDLILETLLKCSARSSAGSSGSKLIDHFIGMGFDAEMVAKAIQENGEGNTDTILETLLTYSAIKKSPEEQPHVDSDHWSSEYDGDLLDDFSDIDSFENEEIAKSEPDEGNTLLFLARMGYTVEEASIAVERCGPDATIAELTDFICAAQMAKAADASFPEEKPKLKHFDDDYPKHKKRSYYEYDLWKRKQRMKLEKRMLHGDDELLRLPNPMIGFGVPTELAVVTHRTLPEAAIEPPYFYYENVALAPKGVWSTISRFLYDVEPEFVDSKYFCAAARKRGYVHNLPVQNRFPLLPLPPRTIHEALPLTKKWWPSWDTRTQLNCLQTCVGSAKLTDRIRKAIEDYEGDPPLSIQKYVLDECRKWNLVWVGRNKVAPLEPDEVEMLLGFPRNHTRGGGISRTDRYKSLGNSFQVDTVAYHLSVLKDLFPGGINLLSLFSGIGGAEVALHRLGIRLKNVVSVEISEVNRNIIRCWWEQTNQTGNLIDIVDVQQLNADRLEQLMNSFGGFDLVVGGSPCNNLTGSNRHHRSGLEGKESSLFFDFCRILDLVKCIMTRN; from the exons ATGTGGATTCTTAATGAGAGCCATTGCTTATGGGTTTTGAATCTATTAATTATACTCTGGCCACTGTATGTGTACTTACAGCTGCTGGTAGTTTTG CTTGAAGTCTTGGTCAAAGCTGTAGCTTGGAAGGAAATG GATGGAGATTCATTATGCGGAGAGGATGACAATTTTGACTGGGACAGCGAAGATGAGCGAGAAATTGAAAATTGCAGATTGTCTGCTTCATCTAGTCTCACACTTCCTACTGCAGAAGCTACAGCAAACACAGCAGTG GCAAGCTCATCAGTAGGTTCTTCTGGTTCCAAGCTGATAGATCATTTTGTAGGGATGGGATTTCCTCAAAAAATGGTTGCTGAAGCAATTCAGGAAAATG GAGAGGAAAACACTGATTTGATACTTGAGACTCTTCTTAAATGCTCG GCAAGATCATCTGCTGGCTCTTCTGGCTCCAAGTTGATTGATCACTTTATTGGGATGGGATTTGATGCAGAAATGGTTGCCAAAGCAATTCAGGAGAATG GAGAGGGAAATACAGATACAAttttggaaactctcctcacatacTCA GCGATTAAAAAGTCTCCTGAAGAACAACCACATGTGGACTCTGATCACTGGTCTTCAGAATATGATGGAGACTTGCTGGATGATTTTTCAGACATAGATAGCTTTGAAAATGAG GAAATTGCAAAATCTGAGCCTGATGAAGGGAACACTTTGCTGTTCTTAGCAAGGATGGGCTACACAGTAGAAGAGGCTTCAATAGCTGTGGAAAGATGTG GGCCAGATGCCACAATTGCAGAGCTAACAGATTTCATCTGTGCTGCTCAAATGGCAAAGGCAGCTGATGCGTCCTTTCCGGAAGAGAAG CCAAAGCTCAAGCATTTTGATGATGATTATCCTAAACACAAGAAGAGGAGTTATTATGAATATGATTTGTGGAAAAGGAAACAGCGGATGAAATTGGAGAAGAGGATGCTGCATGGAGATGATGAGTTGCTTCGACTCCCAAATCCGATGATTGGATTTGGGGTCCCCACTGAGCTAGCTGTTGTAACTCATAGAACACTACCAGAAGCTGCTATTGAACCTCCCTATTTTTACTATGAGAATGTAGCACTTGCTCCTAAAGGGGTTTGGAGTACTATTTCACGGTTCTTATATGATGTGGAGCCAGAATTTGTTGATTCAAAATATTTCTGTGCTGCTGCAAGGAAAAGGGGTTATGTTCACAATCTTCCTGTCCAAAACAGATTTCCCCTTCTTCCACTTCCTCCACGCACCATACATGAAGCACTGCCTTTGACAAAGAAATGGTGGCCTTCATGGGACACAAGGACACAACTAAATTGCTTGCAGACTTGTGTTGGGAGTGCAAAACTGACAGATAGGATCCGCAAAGCCATTGAGGACTATGAAGGAGATCCACCTTTATCCATCCAGAAGTATGTTCTTGATGAATGCCGTAAATGGAATCTAGTCTGGGTTGGCAGGAATAAAGTTGCTCCACTTGAACCAGATGAAGTAGAAATGCTTTTGGGTTTCCCGAGGAACCACACAAGGGGAGGTGGAATAAGTAGGACTGATAGATATAAATCACTTGGTAACTCATTCCAG GTTGATACTGTTGCCTACCATCTGTCAGTTTTGAAAGACTTGTTCCCTGGGGGAATCAatcttctttctcttttctctGGGATTGGTGGTGCAGAAGTTGCACTTCATCGGCTGGGTATTCGATTGAAGAACGTTGTTTCTGTTGAGATCTCAGAAGTAAACAGAAATATTATTAGGTGCTGGTGGGAGCAAACCAACCAGACAGGGAACTTGATTGACATTGTGGATGTGCAACAACTGAATGCTGACAGGTTAGAGCAGTTGATGAACTCATTTGGTGGATTTGATCTTGTTGTCGGTGGGAGTCCATGCAATAATCTTACAGGTAGCAACCGACACCACCGGAGTGGGCTGGAGGGTAAAGAATCCTCTCTTTTCTTTGATTTCTGTCGCATTCTAGACTTGGTCAAGTGTATAATGACTAGAAATTGA
- the LOC110667898 gene encoding DNA (cytosine-5)-methyltransferase DRM2 isoform X2, with amino-acid sequence MWILNESHCLWVLNLLIILWPLYVYLQLLLEVLVKAVAWKEMDGDSLCGEDDNFDWDSEDEREIENCRLSASSSLTLPTAEATANTAVASSSVGSSGSKLIDHFVGMGFPQKMVAEAIQENGEENTDLILETLLKCSARSSAGSSGSKLIDHFIGMGFDAEMVAKAIQENGEGNTDTILETLLTYSAIKKSPEEQPHVDSDHWSSEYDGDLLDDFSDIDSFENEEIAKSEPDEGNTLLFLARMGYTVEEASIAVERCGPDATIAELTDFICAAQMAKAADASFPEEKPKLKHFDDDYPKHKKRSYYEYDLWKRKQRMKLEKRMLHGDDELLRLPNPMIGFGVPTELAVVTHRTLPEAAIEPPYFYYENVALAPKGVWSTISRFLYDVEPEFVDSKYFCAAARKRGYVHNLPVQNRFPLLPLPPRTIHEALPLTKKWWPSWDTRTQLNCLQTCVGSAKLTDRIRKAIEDYEGDPPLSIQKYVLDECRKWNLVWVGRNKVAPLEPDEVEMLLGFPRNHTRGGGISRTDRYKSLGNSFQVDTVAYHLSVLKDLFPGGINLLSLFSGIGGAEVALHRLGIRLKNVVSVEISEVNRNIIRCWWEQTNQTGNLIDIVDVQQLNADRLEQLMNSFGGFDLVVGGSPCNNLTGSNRHHRSGLEGKESSLFFDFCRILDLVKCIMTRN; translated from the exons ATGTGGATTCTTAATGAGAGCCATTGCTTATGGGTTTTGAATCTATTAATTATACTCTGGCCACTGTATGTGTACTTACAGCTGCTG CTTGAAGTCTTGGTCAAAGCTGTAGCTTGGAAGGAAATG GATGGAGATTCATTATGCGGAGAGGATGACAATTTTGACTGGGACAGCGAAGATGAGCGAGAAATTGAAAATTGCAGATTGTCTGCTTCATCTAGTCTCACACTTCCTACTGCAGAAGCTACAGCAAACACAGCAGTG GCAAGCTCATCAGTAGGTTCTTCTGGTTCCAAGCTGATAGATCATTTTGTAGGGATGGGATTTCCTCAAAAAATGGTTGCTGAAGCAATTCAGGAAAATG GAGAGGAAAACACTGATTTGATACTTGAGACTCTTCTTAAATGCTCG GCAAGATCATCTGCTGGCTCTTCTGGCTCCAAGTTGATTGATCACTTTATTGGGATGGGATTTGATGCAGAAATGGTTGCCAAAGCAATTCAGGAGAATG GAGAGGGAAATACAGATACAAttttggaaactctcctcacatacTCA GCGATTAAAAAGTCTCCTGAAGAACAACCACATGTGGACTCTGATCACTGGTCTTCAGAATATGATGGAGACTTGCTGGATGATTTTTCAGACATAGATAGCTTTGAAAATGAG GAAATTGCAAAATCTGAGCCTGATGAAGGGAACACTTTGCTGTTCTTAGCAAGGATGGGCTACACAGTAGAAGAGGCTTCAATAGCTGTGGAAAGATGTG GGCCAGATGCCACAATTGCAGAGCTAACAGATTTCATCTGTGCTGCTCAAATGGCAAAGGCAGCTGATGCGTCCTTTCCGGAAGAGAAG CCAAAGCTCAAGCATTTTGATGATGATTATCCTAAACACAAGAAGAGGAGTTATTATGAATATGATTTGTGGAAAAGGAAACAGCGGATGAAATTGGAGAAGAGGATGCTGCATGGAGATGATGAGTTGCTTCGACTCCCAAATCCGATGATTGGATTTGGGGTCCCCACTGAGCTAGCTGTTGTAACTCATAGAACACTACCAGAAGCTGCTATTGAACCTCCCTATTTTTACTATGAGAATGTAGCACTTGCTCCTAAAGGGGTTTGGAGTACTATTTCACGGTTCTTATATGATGTGGAGCCAGAATTTGTTGATTCAAAATATTTCTGTGCTGCTGCAAGGAAAAGGGGTTATGTTCACAATCTTCCTGTCCAAAACAGATTTCCCCTTCTTCCACTTCCTCCACGCACCATACATGAAGCACTGCCTTTGACAAAGAAATGGTGGCCTTCATGGGACACAAGGACACAACTAAATTGCTTGCAGACTTGTGTTGGGAGTGCAAAACTGACAGATAGGATCCGCAAAGCCATTGAGGACTATGAAGGAGATCCACCTTTATCCATCCAGAAGTATGTTCTTGATGAATGCCGTAAATGGAATCTAGTCTGGGTTGGCAGGAATAAAGTTGCTCCACTTGAACCAGATGAAGTAGAAATGCTTTTGGGTTTCCCGAGGAACCACACAAGGGGAGGTGGAATAAGTAGGACTGATAGATATAAATCACTTGGTAACTCATTCCAG GTTGATACTGTTGCCTACCATCTGTCAGTTTTGAAAGACTTGTTCCCTGGGGGAATCAatcttctttctcttttctctGGGATTGGTGGTGCAGAAGTTGCACTTCATCGGCTGGGTATTCGATTGAAGAACGTTGTTTCTGTTGAGATCTCAGAAGTAAACAGAAATATTATTAGGTGCTGGTGGGAGCAAACCAACCAGACAGGGAACTTGATTGACATTGTGGATGTGCAACAACTGAATGCTGACAGGTTAGAGCAGTTGATGAACTCATTTGGTGGATTTGATCTTGTTGTCGGTGGGAGTCCATGCAATAATCTTACAGGTAGCAACCGACACCACCGGAGTGGGCTGGAGGGTAAAGAATCCTCTCTTTTCTTTGATTTCTGTCGCATTCTAGACTTGGTCAAGTGTATAATGACTAGAAATTGA
- the LOC110667898 gene encoding DNA (cytosine-5)-methyltransferase DRM2 isoform X3, which yields MGFESINYTLATLEVLVKAVAWKEMDGDSLCGEDDNFDWDSEDEREIENCRLSASSSLTLPTAEATANTAVASSSVGSSGSKLIDHFVGMGFPQKMVAEAIQENGEENTDLILETLLKCSARSSAGSSGSKLIDHFIGMGFDAEMVAKAIQENGEGNTDTILETLLTYSAIKKSPEEQPHVDSDHWSSEYDGDLLDDFSDIDSFENEEIAKSEPDEGNTLLFLARMGYTVEEASIAVERCGPDATIAELTDFICAAQMAKAADASFPEEKPKLKHFDDDYPKHKKRSYYEYDLWKRKQRMKLEKRMLHGDDELLRLPNPMIGFGVPTELAVVTHRTLPEAAIEPPYFYYENVALAPKGVWSTISRFLYDVEPEFVDSKYFCAAARKRGYVHNLPVQNRFPLLPLPPRTIHEALPLTKKWWPSWDTRTQLNCLQTCVGSAKLTDRIRKAIEDYEGDPPLSIQKYVLDECRKWNLVWVGRNKVAPLEPDEVEMLLGFPRNHTRGGGISRTDRYKSLGNSFQVDTVAYHLSVLKDLFPGGINLLSLFSGIGGAEVALHRLGIRLKNVVSVEISEVNRNIIRCWWEQTNQTGNLIDIVDVQQLNADRLEQLMNSFGGFDLVVGGSPCNNLTGSNRHHRSGLEGKESSLFFDFCRILDLVKCIMTRN from the exons ATGGGTTTTGAATCTATTAATTATACTCTGGCCACT CTTGAAGTCTTGGTCAAAGCTGTAGCTTGGAAGGAAATG GATGGAGATTCATTATGCGGAGAGGATGACAATTTTGACTGGGACAGCGAAGATGAGCGAGAAATTGAAAATTGCAGATTGTCTGCTTCATCTAGTCTCACACTTCCTACTGCAGAAGCTACAGCAAACACAGCAGTG GCAAGCTCATCAGTAGGTTCTTCTGGTTCCAAGCTGATAGATCATTTTGTAGGGATGGGATTTCCTCAAAAAATGGTTGCTGAAGCAATTCAGGAAAATG GAGAGGAAAACACTGATTTGATACTTGAGACTCTTCTTAAATGCTCG GCAAGATCATCTGCTGGCTCTTCTGGCTCCAAGTTGATTGATCACTTTATTGGGATGGGATTTGATGCAGAAATGGTTGCCAAAGCAATTCAGGAGAATG GAGAGGGAAATACAGATACAAttttggaaactctcctcacatacTCA GCGATTAAAAAGTCTCCTGAAGAACAACCACATGTGGACTCTGATCACTGGTCTTCAGAATATGATGGAGACTTGCTGGATGATTTTTCAGACATAGATAGCTTTGAAAATGAG GAAATTGCAAAATCTGAGCCTGATGAAGGGAACACTTTGCTGTTCTTAGCAAGGATGGGCTACACAGTAGAAGAGGCTTCAATAGCTGTGGAAAGATGTG GGCCAGATGCCACAATTGCAGAGCTAACAGATTTCATCTGTGCTGCTCAAATGGCAAAGGCAGCTGATGCGTCCTTTCCGGAAGAGAAG CCAAAGCTCAAGCATTTTGATGATGATTATCCTAAACACAAGAAGAGGAGTTATTATGAATATGATTTGTGGAAAAGGAAACAGCGGATGAAATTGGAGAAGAGGATGCTGCATGGAGATGATGAGTTGCTTCGACTCCCAAATCCGATGATTGGATTTGGGGTCCCCACTGAGCTAGCTGTTGTAACTCATAGAACACTACCAGAAGCTGCTATTGAACCTCCCTATTTTTACTATGAGAATGTAGCACTTGCTCCTAAAGGGGTTTGGAGTACTATTTCACGGTTCTTATATGATGTGGAGCCAGAATTTGTTGATTCAAAATATTTCTGTGCTGCTGCAAGGAAAAGGGGTTATGTTCACAATCTTCCTGTCCAAAACAGATTTCCCCTTCTTCCACTTCCTCCACGCACCATACATGAAGCACTGCCTTTGACAAAGAAATGGTGGCCTTCATGGGACACAAGGACACAACTAAATTGCTTGCAGACTTGTGTTGGGAGTGCAAAACTGACAGATAGGATCCGCAAAGCCATTGAGGACTATGAAGGAGATCCACCTTTATCCATCCAGAAGTATGTTCTTGATGAATGCCGTAAATGGAATCTAGTCTGGGTTGGCAGGAATAAAGTTGCTCCACTTGAACCAGATGAAGTAGAAATGCTTTTGGGTTTCCCGAGGAACCACACAAGGGGAGGTGGAATAAGTAGGACTGATAGATATAAATCACTTGGTAACTCATTCCAG GTTGATACTGTTGCCTACCATCTGTCAGTTTTGAAAGACTTGTTCCCTGGGGGAATCAatcttctttctcttttctctGGGATTGGTGGTGCAGAAGTTGCACTTCATCGGCTGGGTATTCGATTGAAGAACGTTGTTTCTGTTGAGATCTCAGAAGTAAACAGAAATATTATTAGGTGCTGGTGGGAGCAAACCAACCAGACAGGGAACTTGATTGACATTGTGGATGTGCAACAACTGAATGCTGACAGGTTAGAGCAGTTGATGAACTCATTTGGTGGATTTGATCTTGTTGTCGGTGGGAGTCCATGCAATAATCTTACAGGTAGCAACCGACACCACCGGAGTGGGCTGGAGGGTAAAGAATCCTCTCTTTTCTTTGATTTCTGTCGCATTCTAGACTTGGTCAAGTGTATAATGACTAGAAATTGA